In Planococcus shixiaomingii, the DNA window CTGGACATTACAGCAGCCGGCCATTTACTGGCAGGCGAAACCATAGAAGACGGCATCCGGGAAATCGAGGAAGAATTAGGGGTTGCAGTTTCGTTTGAAGAGTTGATTCCGTTGGGCGTCATTAAAGACCAAATCCATCAAACCGATTTGCTCGATAACGAACGATGCCATGTTTTTCTATACAAAGCAACAGAAAACATTGACGCAAGGTATGAGTTGCGAAAAGAGGAAGTAGCCGGTATTGTAACGGTGGATTTTCAAAGGTTTTATGATTTGTGCCAGAGGCTGGAGATGGAGATTCTTGTTAAAGGGTTTTCAATAACGGAAAACGGACAAAAAACAGCGATCAGCAAAAGCATCAGTCTAAAAGATCTGGTTCCGCACAGCCCAGCATATTTAAAGCAAGTAGCGGATAGGATCCAACAAGCATTAAGTCAGTAAAAGAATTTTTGAAAACGTAAGAGAATAAAAGACCCCCTCTGCTCACAGAGGGGGTCTTGCTTTGGTTATTTAGTGAAAAATGCGCCATAATGGCGGCTGAAAGCTACTGCAAAGTCTCCGCGTGTCATTTGTTGGGCCGGAGAAAATGCCGCTTCAACAGTAGGTTTCAAATCGTACTTCCCTTGAGTAACCGAGAAAGTGGCGTTCAAAATATTTAAGTCTAAGGCTACTTGGACATACCCTTTCAAGTGGGAAGGAATAGTTGCTTGGTCTTTAATAACCACTCGTTGGTCTTTGTATTGAACTGTTACGTCACCGTTAAAAGCCTCCGCTTGTTTTTGAAGCCCCAAGCTTTGGACAAGAGAGTAGGCAAGTTCAGCTTTGGTAACAGTTCCTTTAGGATCAAAAGCTCCGTTTGCTTTAGGCAGCATAACGCCTTTAGCCGAGTGGTTGGCATCTCTGAAAGCAGCTCCTTTTGCAACGACTGCTTCTGCAAATGGGCGGACTGTTTCTGGAACATCAGTAAAGCTTGCAGTCTTAGGCGAAGATTGGCGAATTTCAGCTCCCATAACCAAGTAGTTTGCTAACTCTGCTCTTGTCAGTTTTGCGTCTGGCTTAAATGCACCGCTCGCATAAGAATCGAACAATCTGTTTTCAATCCCCATAACAATGGCAGCTTCAGCCGGGTGGCCGGAAATATCCGACAAACCTGTAATGTTTCCTGTTTTAGTAAAAGCGATCGAACCCTTTACTGTTTCAGGAAAAGCAAGGCCGATAGGGTTAAGGGCATTGCCTTTAAGGCCACGCACTTCTAGTTTCCATTTTCCTGGAACCGGGCTGTTGACAATGACAGTCCGGTCATAGGCGGTAGGAAACAACAAGCTGACGCCTGAACTGAACTCTGTACCGTCTGGAGCAATGAGCACTAAGTTTACAGGGTTTCCTGTTTGCTCAAGAAGTCCTGCAGCATTTGCTTTGGCGGAGACAATTGAAGTGCCGGACTCTACTGTGAAGTTGTGTTGATTACTGACAGCAACCGTATAGTCTACCGCGAAATCTTCCCGTGTTGTATCTGTAGTGACGTTTGCATTAAAATCTTTCGTGCTGTTCAATGTAGCGCCGTAGACATTGCTGTTGAATACAGCATCGAGTGCAGCATAGGCATTCACATAACCTGAACCAACTTCCCATGTTTCATAACCAGGCATGTTTGTTGCCGTTTGCTGCAATGTGTTTTTCACATCGTCAGGAGAAAGCGTTGGATCTGCTTCTAAAAGCAAGGCTGTAATACCGGCCACATGCGGTGTGGCCATTGATGTCCCGCTCATTGTTGTGTAGTAAGGGAGGTGGGCGGGTTCAAGTGTTGCTGCATCCTGTTCAGCAGCTAAAGAAGTTATCGGTGAAACAGTACGAGTAGAAACAATATCAACACCCGGTGCCACTAATGACGGGGCATCTTCCCACGTCCAAGTTTTCCCGTCCATTTCAAAAGTTCCGCCGACACCTTTTGTTCCTCTCGAAGAAAAGTCTGCCAAGGTGCCATCTTTTTCACCGGCACCTACAGAAATGACCCATGGTGCTTTAGCATAAGGGTTGTGCGTATCTGCGCCGGGACCTTCATTGCCCGCCGCGAACAGTACAACAATACCGCGGTCGTATGCTTTCTTACTTACGATATTGATCGGATGGTTTGGATCAAAATCGCCCGAAGAACCCCAAGAGTTTGTAATTACGCGGATATTGTATTCTCTTTGGTGGGTGATTGCATAGTCAAATCCGCCGATGCCGTCCAGGACGAAAAGTGCGGCACCTGAACCATAACCGATCAAGTCGGCACCTGGAGCAGCGCCTGCATATTTGCCGCCGGATAACGCGCCTGTACCGCCGACAGTACCCGCAACATGTGTTCCATGGCCAGAGTTAGTATCCGTGTTAGCAATATTTTCAGTATAAGAGATTGGAACAATTCCAGTACCTTGTAAATTTGTCGAGCCTAATACGTTTTGAACCAAGTTTTTGCCTAATTCGTGATCTTTATGAGTGCCGTCCACACCGCTATCGTTGACTACGACACCGACTCCTTTTCCGGAAACCGGGAATCCGCCATTTTGTTTTTGGAAGGCAGCATCCGCTTGCGCTTTGTCGACTCCCGTAATGGCTGTAGCGTCCGAATTAAAATAGTTTAGCTTTTCATTTAAATAAACGGATTGAACATCTTCGTGTTGAGCCAGCTGCTCAACTTGCTGCTTTGTAGCAACCGCTCCTACAATAGGAAGGCTTTGCATGGAAACTGCTGATTGAATGCCCAGTTTGTTGATGAGGTCTAACTGCGATGCTGTTGGTTTCTGATCGCCGCGAAAAGTTATTATTACTTGTGCTGCGGCTTTATCATCTAAAGCCGACCATACTTTTTCTTCTACTACCGTCTTGCCGGTGGTGATAAGATCGTTGGCATGCGCAGTAGAAAACGCGGGAAAGATTAAAAAAATCATCATAATACTCAATAATAGCTTTTTCATTCCTCATCCTCTTTTCGTAATAGTTTGAAAACTTATACTATTATTATTGCTTGAACGCAGCTGTTTTCCTATTCCTCTTAAGATGTATCTTAAAAAACAAAGGAACTACCGGGATTACTACTAATGCAGTATTTATAAAAAGAAAAGTTTACCCCCGCTTTGTTCGGGGGTAAACTGGCGTTTTGTTTTATTCGGCGAGAGCCGGGGCTTTCAAAAGTGTCATCGCTTGATAAGCATTTACATAGCCGGCGCCGACTTCCCAAGCTGCATAGCCGTCCATTGGAGTAGCGCTTTGCTGCAATAAACTCTTGATTTCTGAAGACGAGAGGGTAGGCTCAGCTTCAAGCAGCAAAGCGATGATGCCAGCGACATGTGGCGCGGCCATCGATGTTCCGCTGAAGGTTGTGTAATACGGCAAATGAGCTGGCGAAATATTGGCCGCATCTTTCTGCAAGCTTAAAGGTGAAAGCGGTGAAAGAACGCGCGTAGAAATGATATCTACTCCAGGCGCGGTTACAGTTGGCTGGTCCGCCCATTGGAACGTTTGCCCGTCCACAACGACAGTACCGCCTTTGTCTTTGACGCCTCTAGAAGAAAAGTCAGCTAGCTTTTTGTTTTTGTCTCCGGCTGCAACAGTCACAACCCAGGGCGCTTTTTTGTAATTGCCGGAAATGGTTGATTCTCCGGGACCGGAATTTCCGGCAGAAAAGACGGTCGTAATTCCGCGGTCATACAGTTTTTTTGTTGCGATGTTGATCGGGTGGTTCGGATCGAAATCCGTGTTTGAATCGCTTGTATCTCCCCATGAATTGGTGATAACGCGAATGTTGTATTCCTGCTGATGAGTAAGGGCGTAATCAAATCCGCCAATTGTATCTAAAATCGCAACTGCAGCTCCAGAACCGTAACCAATTAAGTTCGCTCCAGGTGCAGCACCTTCGTATTTTCCGCCGGACATGGCGCCGGTGCCGCCGACGATGCCCGCTACATGCGTGCCATGGCCTGAAGTTGAATCAGTATTTGGCACGTTCTCCAAGTAAGTGATAGGAGCAAAGCCAAGCGTGCTATTCAAGTTTGTGCTGGCCAAGACGTTCTGTTTTAAGTTGCGGCCAAGCTGGTGGTCTTTATGTGTCCCGTCGACTCCGCTGTCATTAATGACGACACCAATGTTTTTACCTGTAAGTGGAAATCCGCCATTGGCAGCCTGGAATGCGCTGTCTTGGCGTACTTGGTCAACGCCTGTTATGGCGGTGGACGTCTCATTTTCGTATTGTAAAGGAGCGTTATAATAAATGGATTGAATGCTGTCTACCGTTGAAAGCTTCGTAATTTGGTCTTTCGTCAACAAGGCTCCGACAAAAGGGAGATTCTCAAACACAACGCCATTCTTAACCCCGAGATTTTGAAGTGAGAGAAGGTGTGCTTTTTCTACTTTGTCCGTCTTCTTGAACGTAATGATCACTTCGACTGGCTTAGAAACTTCTTTCAGCAGCTGTGCCAGTTTCAAATCAACGACGGGGCCTTCAGCGGCCGATACATAGTGGCGCTCGGTTGAAAACGAAAAGAAAACAAGGCTGAATACCAAATAAAAAATCCCGACAAAACTCAATTTCTTTTTCATGACAGAACCGCTCCCTTTTTCGAAATAGTAAATCTATTTTATCTTGTCATGGATGGTTAATATAAACTATTAGGCATCGGGCGTATTCGGACTACGCAAAAAGACGTCTCTCACTACTACTTAAGTAGTAATGAGAGACGCCTTTACTTTACAGCAAGGGTACCAATTGGTTTTGAACCGCGTAAATGATGGCTTGGGAGCGGCTTTTCACGTCCAATTTTTTAAAGATGTTGCTGACATGGATTTTCACCGTTTTGTCGCTGATGTAAAGCCGGTCCGCGATTTCCTTGTTGGATAATCCCTCGACTAGCCCTAACAGAACTTCCATTTCTCTCGGAGAAAGTGCGTTATCTTCTGACTTATTTTCTGTTTGGTGAAGAGACAGCAACTTTTTGGTCATTATAGCAGGAATGACGGATTCTCCGTTGCTTACCGTCCGGATGGCGGAAATGACATCTGCCGAAGGTGAGTCTTTCAGCAAATAGGCATCTGCTCCTTCCCGAATGGCCGCCATAAAGTACTCGTCGTTTTTGTACATCGTCAATACAATGATTTTAATGGAAGGATAATTGCTTTTCACCCATTTCGTCAATTCGATGCCATTCATGTCCGGCATGTTGATGTCCATCATGATGACGTCTGGGTCTAATTGCGGCAGCATCTGCATTAACTGCCCGCTTCCCGTCACTTCTCCGACCACTTTCATATCGCTTTCTTGTCCAATTAAGGTTTTTAATCCATCTCTTAAAATGGCATGATCGTCTACTAAAATTACTTCTATCAAACCCGTATTCCTCCTCTAGATCCCACCAAAGGGATTTTCACCACGATTTCCGTTCCTTCTTTTTCACTGCTTTCGATTTGCAGGGTGGCATTCACTTTGTCCGCATCTTCGTTCATTTGAAGAATGCCATAATGCGGTTCTTTCATGGCGGTTGTCATGGCTTGGTACAGCGAAAAACCGATTCCGTCGTCTTTGACCTTTAGAAAAACATGGTCTTCTGCATACCTTAATAAAATAGTGAGATTCGACGCTTTTGCATGCTTTATGCAATTTTGTATGCTTTCTTGGATAATGGAGAAAACAACTTTTTCCACAAGTAAGTTTAATTTGCTTTGGTGGCCTTGGCTTTCAAAAGAAATATTGATTCCGACATCACCATTTTGTTTTACTTCGGCAATTTTCCTTTTTATGGCCAAATGAAGCCCCAGTTGTTCGGTCGGGTAGGGGCGCAGTGCATAAATGGAATCCCGGATTTCTTTTAAGCCTGCTCTAAGAATTTTATTGTTGTCATTGATGAGCCATTGGGCATCTTTTGGGTGAGAAAAGATTTTTTTCGCAGCTGTATCATATTTCATGATAACACCCGCTAAAATTTGAGCGATTCCGTCGTGGATGTCGTGCGCAATCCGATTGCGTTCTTCCAGCAAAAGCCGTTGTTCTTTTTCTGAAAACAGCATTTGCGTCTTCAGGAAAATAGCCAGCTGGTTGGCGATGGTGGCGATGGAATGGACGTCTTCGACGATAAAACTGTTGGTGCGCATTTTTGCCATGATCAAGCATCCGACCTGGTCGTTATCCAAAACCAGGGGAGCATAAACCAGTGCCTGGATGGTTTTACTGAAATAAGGAGCAAGCGGCGCTTGATGCAAGTCTTCTTTATTGAAAACCTTCAGCGTTGTTACTTGGTTCAGTGCCTCGAACTCCTGGAACTGATGCGGATTTAAATCAAGGGTTCCTTCTGATATAGCGAGCTGCCATTTTCCTTTCTCATCTCGGGTGAATAAGAAGCTTTCTTCGTAAGAAACGACTGCACTTATCAATCGCTTAATGTCTTCTTCCCACTCTTTCACGGGTATGACTTTGTTAAGTTCAGAAGAAAAATGGAACAGCGCTTTGAGCCGCTGTTTGTCAGCGCGCAGTCGGATGATGATCGAACTGATAATAGCTAGGAAAATTAAAGGAGAGAGGAAGAAAAAATAAGAAAATATATCCACGTCTCCGCGGTTTTGATTGCCTAAAAAATGAAGAAGAAAGCCGTATACCAAGGAAATCGAAAAACTTAAAAGCTCACCGCGCCCTTTTTCAAGCCAGATAGGCAACGTATACTTTTCTGGGCGAAGCAGCAAAACAAAGTCGACGATTAAATTGTTAATGAGATAAAATGAGCCTAAAAACAGCAGGAACGACAAAGCGATTGCCGCAGTTTCGGAAACATCGAGCAGCGGTGTGACCCATGTTCTCAACAGGTGGGCCAATGTTAAACTAAGCACCAATTGAGCCGGGTTGAAAAAAATGATGCGGATCGGCCGTTTGTTTAGCAGCGTCGTCAACAACACACCGAGAAAATAAAGCAAGACGACCAGTTCTATCCCGTAAATTAAGTAAGTCAGGTAAACGACCGGAAACGTAAGAGAAGAATTTCCTTTTCGAAAAGGCATCGGGAAATATTCGCAAATAAAGATAAAGGCCAGTAAAAAGAGCAATTCGAAAGGTTCTTCAATCACAGGCAGATTAAACAGTGCAAATGCTGCAGTCGCCCAACCGAGAAAAGAAATTGCCATCATAAAAAGCGGAGCCGAATAATGCCGATAAGGTTTATGTTTCACTCAAAGCCCATCCATTCTGTAGTAGCATCTTCTAAGAATTTCCGGAAACATAGAAAACTTTGTTCCCGGAAATTCCTTAACTTATTTAAATAGCTGCGGAATACCATTGGTTAAAGTGTAAATACCCATCCAAGCCATAGCGATGACAATGATTACGCCAACGATGGTCATCCAAAGCGGGTGTTTGTAATCGCCTACGATTTTTGCTTTATGCGCCGCAACAAGCATTACCCCGAGGGCGATTGGCAAAATCAAACCGTTCAGCGATCCCACGAGCACCAATATCAACACTGGCTGGCCGACTATGACAAAGACAAGGGTAGAAACCAAGATGAAGCCGATGATTATGTGGCGGTTATACTTTTCAAGTATTGGGCTAAATGTCCGGATGAACGATACGGACGTATAGGCGGCTCCGACAACTGAAGTAATGGCGGCTGCCCATAAGACGACGCCGAAAATCTTATAGCCGATATTTCCGGCAGCCAGCTGAAAAACAGAAGCTGGCGGGTTGTCCGGATCAAGCGTTAGTCCTTGGGATACAACACCTAGAACTGCCAAAAACAAGATAACGCGCATGAGAGAGGCGATACCAATCGCGTATATGGAACTGCGCGTCACTTGGGGCAATGCTGCTCGGCCGGTTAGCCCGGCATCAATCAGCCGGTGTCCGCCCGCGAAACTGATATAGCCGCCGACTGTTCCGCCGACCAGCGTCACGATGGCAAAAATATCGATGGTGTCCGGAGCAAAAGTTTTGACAACAGCTTCACCATAAGGCGGATTGGAGACGATCATGACGTAAACCGTCAAACCGATCATGACAAAGCCTAGAATTTGCGCGAAGCGATCCATGGCTCTCCCGGCTTCTTTAACTACAAAAATACCGATTGCCAAAGCGCAGCTCAGTATGGCCCCGGTTTTAGCAGAAAGACCAAACAGGACGTTGACCCCAAGACCAGCGCCGGCAATATTGCCGATATTAAAAGCCAGCCCTCCGAGTGCCACTAAGAAAGCAAGGAAATAACCAAGCCCAGGCAAGACATCGTTCGCAATATCCTGTGCCCGTTTCCCCGATACGGCAATGATGCGCCAAATATTTGATTGAGCGCCGATATCAATAAGGACGGAAATTAAAATAACAAAGCCGAATGAAGCGAGAAGAGTGTCTGTAAAGACAGTGGTCTGCGTCAAGAAACCCGGTCCGATGGCGGAAGTGGCCATGAGAAAAGCGGCACCGAGCAAAATGCTGCGGTTCTTATTTTTCATGTAAACTCACCCCTTTGATTTTGTGGTTACATAAATTTCTTTACTTTCACAACTTCAATGCCTGTTTCACGGAGAGTTCTGGAAATCTCAATTGCAAATTCAAGTGCCGTCGCCCCGTCACCGTGGATGCAGATGGTGTCAGCTTGAATTTCTACATCTTGGTTTTCAACTGTCTGTACTTTGTTTTCTTTCACCATCCGCACCACTTGGCGGATGGCAACTTGCGGGTCGGTGATCAAGGCGTTAGATTGAATCCGTGGCGTCAAGGTGCCATCCGGTTGATAAGTCCGATCGGAAAATACTTCATTTGCTGTGCGCAAGCCGATGTTTTGGCCCGCTTTAACGATTTCGCTGCCCGATAGGCCAAATAACACCAGTTCCGGATCAATCTTGTAAACCGCTTCGGCAATCGCTCGGGACAGCTCGGCATTTTTAGCCGCCATATTGTAAAGTGCACCGTGCGCTTTGACATGCTGCAAACGTGCGCCTTCCGCTTGGACAAAGCCGTGTAAGGCGCCAATTTGGTATACGGTAAGGTCATATGCTTCTTGCGGTGAAATCGCCATATTGCGCCGGCCAAAGCCGACCAGGTCTTGAAGTCCGGGATGGGCACCGATGCCGACTTCTTTTTCGAGCGCGAGCTGTACGGTTTTTCGCATAGTTGCTGGATCACCGGCATGAAAGCCGCACGCGATATTGGCAGAAGTTACATAGTCCAATATGTCGGCATCATGGCCCATCGTATAGGCGCCAAAACTTTCGCCCATGTCACAGTTCAAATCCACTTTATAGGTCATTTCCATTCCTCCCATTTTAGTTGGATGCTGATTTTCAACTGTCGGATTTTTTGCTCTTGCTCCATCCAAAGTTGCTGAGCTTCTTCAAGCGAGATTTCCTGGAAACGGAGACGATTGCCTGGCTTGAGCTGAGAGACCAGCGGCAAATCGACTGATGCAACCTGACCGATTTTCGGATAACCGCCGGTTGTTTGGCGATCTGCTAGGAGCACAATCGGATTGCCATCGGCGGGAACTTGAATAGAACCGAAAGCTACCGCTTCTGAAATCAGTTCACCCGGTTCTTTCAGTGACAACAATGTTCCTTCCAAACGGTAGCCCATGCGGTCAGAATTAGCAGAGACCGAAAAAGGCTCGGTAAAAACGCGCCGTTTGCTTTGCTCATCGAACAAGTCATATTGCCGCCCTCTTATCATGCGAATAACTGGTTCTGCAGAATAGCGGGGGGCGAGAACTTGCCAGTCGGTTTCTTTGGATATGGCTTTATAAAAGGCGGCCAGCTGTTCGGGAGGGAGCGGATTTACTTCAACTAAATCGCCCATTTTCAGAGCCCGGCCGTGAAAGCCGCCGATTTCTGCCCGCAAGTAAGTGGAGCGGCTGTTCATCACTTCAGGGACCGAAATGCCGCCAGATACAGCCAAATAGCAGCGGCAGCCTGTTTTTGGCGCACCGAAAGTCAAAGTGCTGCCTTTTTTCACCGCAATCGGCCGCCACAAATCCACTTGCTTGCCATCAATCTTTGGCGACAAATCGCCTCCGCATAAAGCGATAAATCCATCGTTATCGAATTGAACAGCAGGTCCTACCAGCGCAATTTCGAGCGTAGCCGCATTTTCGGCATTGCGCACCAACAAATTTGCTAAGCGATGTGCATACGGGTCCATGGCGCCGCTCACAATGACTCCGTATTTCTGAAAGCCGTAGCGGCCTAAATCTTGCACCGTTGTCTGAAGCCCGCTTTTAAGGATTTTCAGCATCGCGCGACCCCTCCCATGCGTGATACTCGCTTTCGGTAATTTTTTTGAAAACTATTTTATCGCCAGCGCGCAACAAGCTAGGAACCTCATCTTCCGGGCGAAACAGCCGGAGAGGGGTGCGCCCGATCAGTTGCCAACCGCCCGGAGTTTCAATAGGGTAGACGCCTGTTTGCTTACCAGCAATACCTACTGTTCTTTCCGGAATGCGCAGGCGAGGCGAATCACGCCGGGGAGCAGCTATTTTCTCAGACATACCGCCGATAAACGGGAAGCCCGGTGCAAATCCAATCATGTGGACAGAATAAGTGCCGCTTGTGTGGATGCTGATCACTTCTTCTGGCGTTAAGCCATTATGCGCTGCAACAAACTCCAGATCAGGTCCGAATTCTCCGCCGTAACATACAGGAATTTCTACCGTCCGTGATTTTAAGGCTGTGACTTCTTCTGTCTGCTGCACAAGTTCTTTTAATTCTGCTACTGCTGCAGCATACTGAGCGGCTAGCGGGTTGTAAAACACCGCGATTGTTGTAAAAGCCGGAATGGCTTCTACCATCCAATCGGGCGGCCGACTTTCAAGCAGCTGAGAAATTGTCCGAACCTTAGCCTGTACGGCTTCGCTTATTTCTTGCCCGACTTCGATGACAACCGCATGATCGCCAAGCGGGGAAAATGAGTAGTCCAAGTGCTCACCTCATTTGCGGATTATTCTGATTATAGTTTCAGTATAAGGCTTTGTTTTATCCAACGAAAGCCGCAAGGGAAATAATTTACATTAATAAAGAAAAGAAGAAAAAATTTATAAAAAAAGAAGCTGCCCAAGTGCTTGGGCAGCTTCGATACTGCTAATTACTCTTCAATATCCACTTTTTTGGTCACATCGGCACCGTTGAAGAATTCGCCTGAAATTTTTGCAACAGTACCGTCTTCAATCATTTCTTCGATTACGCGGTTGACGTTTTCAGCCAGTTCAGTGTTGTCTTTCTTCATAACGACACTGACTTCCGAAGGGCTGTATTTGATGTCCGGATGAATGACGATGTTCAATTCCGGAAATGCGGCAATCGCCAACGTCTGCAGGTAGTAATCGTTCAGAATGACATCTGTGCGGCCAATGGCTACATCGCGCAAATACGTTTCGTTTGTTGCATTGTCGTAAACCACTTCTTCAGCGCCGTATGAGCGGGCGGTCTCCATATAAACGGAAGTAGAAGCGCCGGCTGCTTTTTTGCCTTTTAAATCTTCCAACGTTTTAATGCCCGACAAATCATCTTTACGGACGATTGCTGTGCCGTAAGAATACTTGAACGGTGTCGAGAATAAGAATTTTTCTTTCCGGTCTTCGGTTACTTCTATATCATTTGCAGCCATATCCACTTGTCCGGTTTGGACAGAAGTCAGCATTTCGTCAAATCCAAGCTCAGTAAACTCAACTTCCAGTTCCAAACGTTTTCCAAGTTCTTTTACAACTTCCACTTCAAATCCTGTCAGCTCATCAGTTCCTTCTTCACGATAAGAAGTCGGGAAAAGTGTACCTGAAGTAGCGACAGTTAATTTGCCTTCTTCCTGGATTCGATCCCATTCAGTTGCTGTTTTTTCTGCAGTGTTATCGCTTTCATTTCCGCAAGCTGTTAAAAGAGCAAGTGACGCAATCCCTACTAGTAATGCACGGCTCTGTTTTTTAAATAAATTTTTCAAAATAGTACCTCCTATTTTTTAATCCTTTCAAAACATAGCATTAAGCTTGAAGGAGGGCAATGGTTTAATGGCGCTAACTATTATGTTAGAAAATTCTAATTAAAGGGGGTGGCAGGAGTAGTCACGAATAATTATACTAACAATAAAAAAATTAAAGAAGGAGTGGCAGAACGTGGAACAACTACCGAAAATCACGACTTTCCTAATGTTTTCCGGGCAAGCAGAAGAAGCCATGAATTTTTACGCGTCGCTTTTTAGCAATTCGAAAATCGAAAATTTAGTTCATCAAGAAGACGGCTCGGTCATGCAAGCTGTCCTTGTGTTAAACGGACAAGCGTATATGTGCATCGATAGCAACGTTAAACACGATTTTACTTTCACGCCGGCCATATCGCTATATGTGACCTGTGAAACCGAAGAGGAAATTGACCGTCTTTGTTTAAAATTATCTGAAGGAGGCGAAACGTTGATGCCTTTGGATAATTACGGATTCAGCCGAAAATTTGTCTGGCTTAATGACAGGTTCGGAGTTTCTTGGCAATTGAATTTGCAATAGGAAGAAAAACGCCCCTGTTCCATTATTAGAACAGGGGCGTTTTAACATAAAAGTTTTTGTTAAAAAAACAGCCAGACAAGCGCTGGTCCAAGAAATGAGCCTGCGACAGCGCAGAGCGTCATTGCGACAGAACTCATCGAACCATCTTTTGGCCCGTATTCAAAAGCCTTGGCAGTTCCAAGCCCATGCGCCGACGAGCCGAGTCCGATGCCACGTCCGATTGGAGAATCGATACGGAGCAATTTCAGCAGCCAAGAGCCGAAAATAATGCCGCTAAAACCGGCGGCCATAACCAAAACAGCTGCCAATGAAGAAATCCCGCCCATGCCCTCGGCAAGCTGCATAGCTACAGGCGTTGTCAAAGATT includes these proteins:
- a CDS encoding transporter substrate-binding domain-containing protein is translated as MKNLFKKQSRALLVGIASLALLTACGNESDNTAEKTATEWDRIQEEGKLTVATSGTLFPTSYREEGTDELTGFEVEVVKELGKRLELEVEFTELGFDEMLTSVQTGQVDMAANDIEVTEDRKEKFLFSTPFKYSYGTAIVRKDDLSGIKTLEDLKGKKAAGASTSVYMETARSYGAEEVVYDNATNETYLRDVAIGRTDVILNDYYLQTLAIAAFPELNIVIHPDIKYSPSEVSVVMKKDNTELAENVNRVIEEMIEDGTVAKISGEFFNGADVTKKVDIEE
- a CDS encoding VOC family protein — protein: MEQLPKITTFLMFSGQAEEAMNFYASLFSNSKIENLVHQEDGSVMQAVLVLNGQAYMCIDSNVKHDFTFTPAISLYVTCETEEEIDRLCLKLSEGGETLMPLDNYGFSRKFVWLNDRFGVSWQLNLQ
- the pxpB gene encoding 5-oxoprolinase subunit PxpB, whose product is MDYSFSPLGDHAVVIEVGQEISEAVQAKVRTISQLLESRPPDWMVEAIPAFTTIAVFYNPLAAQYAAAVAELKELVQQTEEVTALKSRTVEIPVCYGGEFGPDLEFVAAHNGLTPEEVISIHTSGTYSVHMIGFAPGFPFIGGMSEKIAAPRRDSPRLRIPERTVGIAGKQTGVYPIETPGGWQLIGRTPLRLFRPEDEVPSLLRAGDKIVFKKITESEYHAWEGSRDAENP
- a CDS encoding LamB/YcsF family protein, with the protein product MTYKVDLNCDMGESFGAYTMGHDADILDYVTSANIACGFHAGDPATMRKTVQLALEKEVGIGAHPGLQDLVGFGRRNMAISPQEAYDLTVYQIGALHGFVQAEGARLQHVKAHGALYNMAAKNAELSRAIAEAVYKIDPELVLFGLSGSEIVKAGQNIGLRTANEVFSDRTYQPDGTLTPRIQSNALITDPQVAIRQVVRMVKENKVQTVENQDVEIQADTICIHGDGATALEFAIEISRTLRETGIEVVKVKKFM
- a CDS encoding biotin-dependent carboxyltransferase family protein; translated protein: MLKILKSGLQTTVQDLGRYGFQKYGVIVSGAMDPYAHRLANLLVRNAENAATLEIALVGPAVQFDNDGFIALCGGDLSPKIDGKQVDLWRPIAVKKGSTLTFGAPKTGCRCYLAVSGGISVPEVMNSRSTYLRAEIGGFHGRALKMGDLVEVNPLPPEQLAAFYKAISKETDWQVLAPRYSAEPVIRMIRGRQYDLFDEQSKRRVFTEPFSVSANSDRMGYRLEGTLLSLKEPGELISEAVAFGSIQVPADGNPIVLLADRQTTGGYPKIGQVASVDLPLVSQLKPGNRLRFQEISLEEAQQLWMEQEQKIRQLKISIQLKWEEWK